Proteins encoded by one window of Sediminicoccus rosea:
- a CDS encoding acyl-CoA dehydrogenase family protein, with protein sequence MSEMRDIILEQVERLLADQAGVALLRRVEAGEWPAGLWAEMVELGLPLALVPEAASGVGLGWGDAAAVWQVLGRFGAPAPLAEAMLANALLAAAGLEPQIGFISLGTRATPFGRFALHVVTEEGPGRIALRPRDSYFPSGNLAREPRDMVEPGAALLEGLLPNGWGTRATRLGLALVRAAQISGAARQALTLAVDWANTRVQFGRAIGKFQAVQQSLAMVAGDVAALDVAVASAARAVDAHGLDGAAFEIGCAKIIAGETAESVAAKVHQVFAAIGITEDHELHHLTRRLWAWRDEAGSAVTWSSEIGRAVLARGGANLWPDITARDAAGAQA encoded by the coding sequence ATGAGCGAGATGCGCGACATCATCCTGGAGCAGGTCGAGCGCCTGCTGGCCGACCAGGCGGGCGTGGCCCTGCTGCGGCGCGTCGAGGCGGGCGAATGGCCGGCCGGGCTCTGGGCCGAGATGGTCGAGCTGGGCCTTCCCCTGGCCCTGGTGCCTGAGGCCGCCTCAGGCGTCGGCCTGGGCTGGGGGGATGCCGCGGCGGTCTGGCAGGTGCTGGGCCGCTTCGGCGCGCCCGCGCCCCTGGCCGAGGCGATGCTGGCCAATGCCCTGCTGGCCGCGGCCGGGCTTGAGCCGCAGATCGGCTTCATCAGCCTCGGCACGCGCGCCACGCCCTTTGGCCGCTTTGCGCTGCATGTGGTGACGGAGGAGGGGCCCGGGCGCATCGCGCTGCGGCCGCGCGACAGCTATTTCCCCTCTGGCAACCTGGCGCGCGAACCGCGCGACATGGTGGAGCCGGGGGCAGCCCTGCTGGAGGGCCTCCTGCCCAATGGCTGGGGCACGCGGGCCACGCGACTCGGCCTCGCGCTCGTGCGGGCCGCGCAGATCTCCGGGGCGGCGCGGCAAGCCCTGACGCTGGCGGTGGATTGGGCCAATACCCGCGTCCAGTTCGGTCGTGCCATCGGCAAGTTCCAGGCGGTGCAGCAATCCCTCGCGATGGTGGCGGGCGATGTGGCCGCGCTTGATGTGGCGGTGGCCTCGGCCGCGCGTGCGGTGGACGCGCATGGCCTGGACGGCGCCGCCTTCGAGATCGGCTGTGCCAAGATCATCGCCGGCGAGACGGCCGAAAGCGTCGCCGCCAAGGTGCACCAGGTCTTCGCCGCGATCGGCATCACCGAGGATCATGAGTTGCACCACCTCACGCGCCGCCTCTGGGCCTGGCGGGACGAGGCGGGCAGCGCGGTCACCTGGTCCAGCGAGATCGGCCGCGCCGTGCTGGCGCGCGGCGGCGCCAATCTCTGGCCCGACATCACGGCGCGCGACGCCGCGGGCGCGCAGGCTTGA
- a CDS encoding TonB-dependent hemoglobin/transferrin/lactoferrin family receptor: protein MLTTALVLPAFAQEAGAPAPATASPAATNPATAPAATPLDTVTSTATRTPQVAGDSAVSISVITREEILQRQPRSPVDLLGDVPGVEISGAPRTSALQPTIRGLGDERIVLRIDGVRNNFNAGHRGRTFIDPELLRQVDVLRGPSSSLYGSGALGGVISFRTIEPEDVILGSQPVGGFFSAGYQSQGASARGLGVMAARAGDFSTLVASSGFRNGQYRDGADRIIQFSGDNVLNMLGKLNWNPGFHRFQLNASRYENANQIPIAANTATTTGIAERTTLQESVSLRYGYANPAMPLLEPSVTIYNNYVELNEARIAAPFAQDRTRLNTKGIEAQNTSRFTLFGPERHTLVAGIEAYQDEQRGYQNGLPRLQFPSANQDVMGLFLQDEIRLGTWTLLPGVRFDRFQQERGSGAQSQDNSRVSPRVSLAWQATPWAQPYVSYSEAFRAPSLTELYVGGQHFPGNFFVPNPNLQPETAKNIEAGVDLRFRDVLNANDRIRGRLAIFRNNIQNFIEQTVGRTTTTSANIGEARIEGIEAELQYDTPFWFARLAASALRGTNLETNAPLASIPAHRLTLNGGYRFLEQGLTLGTRLALNDAQDRLPNTVSYRVTAASAVWDLYATWQPEFAPALRLDVGVNNVLDATYRRSNWNGVPTPAYAEVGRNFRVALRASF from the coding sequence ATGCTGACCACCGCCCTGGTCCTGCCGGCCTTCGCGCAGGAGGCCGGAGCGCCCGCGCCCGCCACGGCAAGCCCCGCCGCCACGAACCCAGCAACGGCCCCGGCCGCCACGCCGCTCGACACGGTCACCTCCACCGCGACGCGCACGCCGCAGGTGGCGGGCGATTCGGCCGTCTCCATCTCTGTCATCACCCGGGAGGAAATCCTCCAGCGCCAGCCGCGCTCCCCGGTGGATCTGCTGGGCGACGTGCCGGGCGTGGAAATCTCGGGCGCGCCGCGCACCAGCGCGCTGCAGCCCACCATCCGCGGCCTGGGCGATGAGCGCATCGTCCTGCGGATCGACGGCGTGCGGAACAACTTCAACGCGGGCCATCGCGGCCGCACCTTCATCGACCCCGAATTGCTGCGCCAGGTGGACGTGCTGCGCGGCCCCTCCTCCTCGCTCTACGGCTCGGGCGCGCTGGGCGGCGTCATCTCCTTCCGCACGATCGAACCTGAGGACGTGATCCTCGGCTCCCAGCCGGTGGGCGGCTTCTTCTCGGCCGGCTACCAGTCGCAGGGCGCCTCGGCGCGCGGCCTCGGCGTCATGGCCGCCCGCGCGGGGGACTTCTCGACCCTCGTCGCCTCCTCCGGCTTCCGCAACGGCCAGTACCGGGACGGCGCCGATCGCATCATCCAGTTCAGCGGCGACAATGTGCTGAACATGCTGGGCAAGCTGAACTGGAACCCGGGCTTCCACCGCTTCCAGCTCAATGCGAGCCGCTACGAGAACGCGAACCAGATCCCCATCGCGGCCAACACGGCCACCACCACCGGCATCGCCGAGCGCACGACGCTGCAGGAGAGCGTCTCGCTCCGCTACGGCTACGCCAATCCGGCGATGCCGCTGCTGGAGCCGAGCGTCACGATCTACAACAACTATGTCGAGCTGAACGAGGCGCGCATCGCCGCCCCCTTCGCGCAGGATCGCACCCGGCTGAACACCAAGGGCATCGAGGCGCAGAACACCTCGCGCTTCACCCTGTTTGGGCCCGAACGCCACACGCTGGTGGCCGGCATAGAAGCCTATCAGGACGAACAGCGCGGCTACCAGAACGGCCTGCCCCGCCTGCAATTCCCGAGCGCAAACCAGGATGTCATGGGCCTCTTCCTGCAGGACGAGATCCGCCTCGGCACCTGGACGCTGCTGCCCGGCGTGCGCTTCGACCGCTTCCAGCAGGAGCGCGGCAGCGGCGCACAGTCGCAGGACAACAGCCGCGTCTCGCCCCGCGTCAGCCTGGCTTGGCAGGCCACGCCCTGGGCGCAGCCCTATGTCTCCTATTCGGAGGCCTTCCGCGCGCCCTCGCTGACCGAGCTCTATGTCGGCGGGCAGCACTTCCCGGGCAATTTCTTCGTCCCCAACCCCAACCTCCAGCCCGAGACGGCGAAGAACATCGAAGCGGGCGTGGACCTGCGCTTCCGCGACGTGCTGAACGCGAATGACCGCATCCGCGGCCGCCTCGCCATCTTCCGCAACAACATCCAGAACTTCATCGAGCAGACGGTCGGCCGCACCACCACGACCAGCGCGAATATCGGCGAGGCGCGGATCGAGGGCATCGAGGCGGAACTGCAATACGACACGCCCTTCTGGTTCGCCCGCCTCGCCGCCTCCGCGCTGCGCGGCACGAACCTGGAGACGAACGCGCCGCTCGCCTCCATCCCTGCCCATCGCCTCACGCTCAATGGCGGATACCGCTTCCTGGAGCAGGGGCTGACGCTCGGCACGCGCCTCGCGCTGAACGACGCGCAGGACCGCCTGCCCAATACGGTGAGCTACCGGGTCACCGCCGCGTCGGCCGTATGGGACCTCTATGCCACCTGGCAGCCGGAATTCGCGCCGGCGCTGCGGCTCGATGTCGGTGTGAACAATGTGCTGGACGCAACCTACCGGCGGTCCAACTGGAACGGCGTGCCCACGCCCGCCTATGCCGAGGTGGGGCGCAACTTCCGCGTGGCGCTGCGGGCCAGCTTCTGA
- a CDS encoding energy transducer TonB, producing MRAARPERLPGGAAGASLALHLGAGLWLALGATPGGPPGREAVREVPVAFAMLSAGEAEPPPGLPELEEPALAEAAPDAEQPPAEPIAEPPPLAEAPPEPAPPPIAAPAEPIPEAPALAEAPPQPPPPAAEPIPEEPPLAEPPPPVRSEAPRPPTPPAAAPRRPPPRPAQAMGRGVPREATTLAGPAAAAIPVAAAAPNPGPPPLITQARYRHPPTPPAYPPRAIALRMAGTALIRALVGPDGQTREVRLHRSSGFGELDNAALAAVRGWAFAAATEGGRPIEAWVEVPVRFRLDD from the coding sequence ATGCGCGCGGCGCGGCCCGAGCGGCTGCCCGGCGGGGCGGCCGGCGCCTCGCTGGCGCTGCATCTGGGCGCGGGCCTCTGGCTCGCGCTCGGCGCCACGCCCGGCGGCCCGCCTGGCCGGGAGGCGGTGCGCGAGGTCCCGGTCGCCTTCGCGATGCTCTCCGCGGGCGAGGCGGAGCCGCCGCCGGGCCTGCCGGAATTGGAGGAACCCGCCCTCGCCGAGGCCGCGCCGGACGCGGAGCAGCCACCCGCCGAACCCATCGCCGAGCCCCCTCCCTTGGCCGAAGCGCCGCCCGAGCCCGCGCCGCCGCCCATCGCCGCGCCCGCCGAACCCATTCCCGAAGCACCGGCCCTTGCGGAAGCACCACCGCAACCGCCCCCGCCGGCCGCCGAGCCGATCCCGGAGGAACCGCCCCTGGCCGAGCCACCGCCGCCCGTCCGCAGCGAGGCTCCGCGCCCGCCCACGCCCCCCGCAGCCGCGCCGCGCCGGCCCCCGCCACGCCCGGCGCAGGCCATGGGCCGTGGCGTCCCGCGCGAGGCCACGACGCTGGCCGGACCCGCGGCCGCCGCCATTCCCGTCGCCGCCGCCGCGCCCAACCCGGGGCCGCCCCCCCTCATCACCCAGGCGCGCTACCGGCACCCGCCGACGCCGCCTGCGTATCCGCCGCGAGCCATCGCCTTGCGCATGGCCGGCACCGCGCTGATCCGCGCGCTGGTCGGGCCCGATGGCCAGACGCGCGAGGTTCGGCTGCACCGGTCCTCCGGCTTTGGCGAATTGGACAACGCCGCGCTGGCCGCGGTGCGCGGCTGGGCCTTCGCCGCCGCCACCGAAGGCGGACGCCCCATCGAGGCCTGGGTGGAGGTGCCCGTGCGCTTCCGCCTCGACGACTGA
- a CDS encoding heme/hemin ABC transporter substrate-binding protein, which translates to MITRRLLASGLLAAPVLAHATTPRIAVAGGGVAEMLCALGLEGRICGVDSTALHPTRLRALPQLGYQRALSAEGVLSLRPDMLVHAHEAGPPSVLAQLRAAGLPLIGVPRVTDAEGLIAAITALGETLGADPDPVVAAMAADFAALDTMLPSGPPPRALFLLSAGNGAPQASGRGTAAAAMFRLARIRNVIEGYEGYRPLSPEAALTLGADWLVAPQHSVEARGGPSAFLAQPQLALLPAARAGRLYTQDSLYLLGFGPRSAHAARDMASALRGVPLPPLPERPWL; encoded by the coding sequence TTGATCACCCGGCGGCTTCTTGCAAGCGGCCTGCTGGCCGCGCCCGTGCTCGCGCATGCCACGACCCCGCGCATCGCCGTCGCCGGCGGCGGGGTCGCGGAGATGCTCTGCGCGCTGGGGCTGGAGGGGCGGATCTGCGGCGTGGATTCCACCGCGCTGCACCCCACCCGGCTGCGGGCCCTGCCGCAGCTCGGCTACCAGCGAGCGCTCTCGGCCGAGGGCGTCCTCTCGCTCCGGCCCGACATGCTGGTGCACGCGCATGAGGCGGGGCCGCCCTCGGTGCTGGCACAGCTGCGCGCGGCGGGGTTGCCGCTGATCGGCGTGCCGCGCGTCACCGATGCGGAGGGGCTGATCGCCGCCATCACCGCCCTGGGCGAGACGCTGGGGGCCGACCCCGACCCGGTCGTGGCGGCGATGGCCGCGGATTTCGCGGCGCTGGACACGATGCTGCCGAGTGGCCCGCCGCCGCGCGCGCTTTTCCTGCTCTCGGCCGGGAATGGCGCGCCGCAGGCCTCGGGGCGCGGCACGGCGGCGGCGGCAATGTTCCGCCTCGCGCGCATCCGCAACGTCATCGAGGGCTATGAGGGGTATCGCCCGCTCTCGCCCGAGGCGGCGCTGACGCTCGGCGCCGATTGGCTGGTGGCGCCGCAGCACAGTGTGGAGGCGCGCGGCGGTCCCTCGGCCTTCCTGGCGCAGCCGCAGCTCGCCCTGCTGCCCGCCGCCCGCGCCGGGCGGCTCTATACGCAGGACAGCCTCTATCTGCTGGGCTTTGGCCCGCGCAGCGCCCATGCGGCGCGCGACATGGCCTCTGCCCTGCGCGGCGTTCCCCTTCCCCCCTTGCCGGAGCGCCCCTGGCTGTGA
- a CDS encoding FecCD family ABC transporter permease, with product MTLWRLPLLAALTLMILALLLGVGAVPIPPWRVVGAVFGAGLGADGAIIWGLRLPRTLLAALAGAALGLSGAVMQGLFRNPLADPGLLGVSAGGAFGAVTMIVLLLPHVPAPLRPHAVAMAAFAGALLVTALVLLLALRERQVGVAGLLLAGIVLNAFAGAGTSAMIYAADDMQLRDVTFWTMGSAAGATWPVLGATLLAGLPLLLAAPLLARGLDALILGEREAASLGIRVEWLKWGAVGLVALAVGGAVAATGLIGFVGMVAPHLVRLAGGAGHRWVLPASALMGALLLAAADGLARTAVAPAELPIGLVTALLGAPVFLFLLLRSERATR from the coding sequence GTGACCCTCTGGCGCCTGCCGCTGCTGGCAGCCCTCACCCTGATGATCCTTGCACTGCTGCTCGGCGTGGGCGCCGTGCCCATCCCGCCCTGGCGCGTTGTGGGCGCCGTCTTTGGCGCGGGCCTTGGGGCGGATGGCGCCATCATCTGGGGTTTGCGGCTGCCGCGCACCTTGCTGGCGGCGCTGGCCGGGGCGGCGCTCGGGCTGTCGGGCGCGGTGATGCAGGGGCTGTTCCGCAACCCGCTGGCCGATCCCGGGCTGCTCGGCGTCTCGGCGGGCGGGGCCTTCGGGGCGGTCACGATGATCGTCCTGCTGCTGCCGCATGTGCCTGCCCCGCTGCGGCCGCACGCCGTGGCGATGGCCGCCTTTGCGGGCGCGCTGCTGGTCACCGCCCTCGTCCTGCTGCTGGCGCTGCGCGAGCGGCAGGTGGGCGTCGCTGGCCTGCTGCTGGCGGGCATCGTGCTCAATGCCTTCGCGGGTGCCGGCACCTCGGCGATGATCTACGCGGCCGACGACATGCAGCTGCGCGACGTCACCTTCTGGACCATGGGCTCGGCCGCCGGCGCCACCTGGCCGGTGCTGGGCGCGACCCTGCTGGCCGGGCTGCCGCTGCTGCTGGCCGCGCCCCTGCTGGCGCGCGGCCTCGATGCCTTGATCCTGGGCGAGCGCGAGGCGGCGAGCCTCGGCATCCGCGTCGAGTGGCTGAAATGGGGGGCGGTTGGCCTCGTCGCCCTCGCCGTGGGTGGGGCGGTGGCGGCGACGGGGCTGATCGGCTTCGTGGGCATGGTGGCGCCGCATCTGGTGCGGCTGGCCGGGGGGGCCGGCCATCGCTGGGTGCTGCCGGCCTCGGCCCTGATGGGCGCGCTGCTGCTGGCTGCCGCCGATGGGCTGGCGCGCACCGCGGTGGCGCCGGCCGAATTGCCGATCGGCCTCGTGACCGCATTGCTGGGCGCGCCGGTCTTCCTCTTTCTGCTGCTGCGCAGCGAGAGGGCGACGCGATGA
- a CDS encoding crotonase/enoyl-CoA hydratase family protein, with the protein MSDFLKIEQDGPVVTLTLNAPERRNAISGFEDCDEVEAACKRIARDDAIRCVVVTGADPAFCAGGDLKGMRDRKGIMAADSPAVMRENYRRGIQRIPLALWELDVPTIAAVNGAAIGAGLDLACMCDMRIASDKAIFAESFVRVGIVPGDGGAWLLPRAVGLAMAAEMSFTGDPLNAEQALAARLVSRVVPHGELLGAARELAARVAKNPPQVLRMTKRLLREGQHMSLPSLLELSAAFQAIAHETEDHKEAVNAMIEKRQGVFYGR; encoded by the coding sequence ATGAGTGACTTCCTCAAGATCGAGCAGGACGGCCCGGTCGTCACCCTCACGCTGAACGCGCCCGAGCGACGCAACGCCATCTCCGGCTTCGAGGATTGCGACGAGGTGGAGGCCGCCTGCAAGCGTATCGCGCGCGACGACGCCATCCGCTGCGTCGTCGTGACCGGTGCGGACCCGGCCTTCTGCGCGGGCGGCGACCTCAAGGGCATGCGCGACCGCAAGGGCATCATGGCGGCCGACAGCCCGGCCGTGATGCGCGAGAACTACCGGCGCGGCATCCAGCGCATCCCGTTGGCGCTCTGGGAGCTGGACGTGCCGACCATCGCCGCCGTGAATGGCGCGGCCATCGGCGCGGGGCTCGATCTCGCCTGCATGTGCGACATGCGGATCGCCTCCGACAAGGCGATCTTCGCCGAGAGCTTCGTGCGCGTCGGCATCGTGCCGGGCGATGGTGGCGCCTGGCTGCTGCCGCGCGCCGTCGGCCTCGCGATGGCGGCCGAGATGTCCTTCACGGGGGACCCGCTGAATGCCGAGCAGGCGCTGGCCGCGCGCCTCGTCAGCCGCGTCGTGCCGCATGGGGAATTGCTGGGCGCGGCGCGCGAACTCGCCGCGCGCGTGGCGAAGAACCCGCCGCAGGTGCTGCGCATGACCAAGCGCCTGCTGCGCGAGGGGCAGCACATGTCATTGCCCTCGCTGCTCGAGCTCTCCGCGGCCTTCCAGGCCATCGCGCATGAGACGGAGGATCACAAGGAAGCCGTGAACGCGATGATCGAGAAGCGCCAGGGCGTGTTTTACGGGAGATGA
- the hemP gene encoding hemin uptake protein HemP translates to MVNTDDPTPFRPPRPTDRDSRRRCLDAEVLFRDGPEVEIHHKEDIYRLRLTRGGKLILTK, encoded by the coding sequence ATGGTGAACACCGATGACCCCACGCCCTTCCGCCCGCCCAGACCGACGGACCGCGACTCCCGCCGCCGCTGCCTCGACGCCGAGGTGCTGTTCCGCGACGGCCCCGAAGTCGAGATCCATCACAAGGAGGACATCTATCGCCTGCGCCTGACGCGCGGCGGAAAGCTCATCCTGACCAAGTAG
- a CDS encoding acyl-CoA dehydrogenase family protein — protein MRFDLPDAPPRAAELRRELRDFLAEAGRDWTPDIRARSWMGFDRGFSRAVGARGWIGMTWPAAYGGHEKSGLERIVVLEEMLAAGAPVGAHWIGDRQSGPLILRLGTEEQRRRILPGIARGELAFCIGLSEPEAGSDLANLRTKAERVPNGWKLNGRKIWTTFAHKSDYMIALVRTSPAPEGRSRHAGLSQFLVDLRLSGISIRPIRDLVGEESFNEVTFDDVMLREDDLLGEEGAGWAQATSELAFERSGPDRYLSSYPALAAGIDALNAAPVPGAEATIGRMVARLNTLRGMSLSVGGMLERGESPAVEAALVKDVGNVFEQALPEQIRSLMDPEDMPPDLRLLLDDLVQLAPTFSLRGGTREILRGIIARELGLR, from the coding sequence ATGCGTTTCGACCTGCCCGATGCCCCGCCGCGCGCGGCCGAGTTGCGCCGCGAGTTGCGCGACTTCCTGGCCGAGGCCGGGCGCGACTGGACCCCCGACATCCGCGCGCGCTCCTGGATGGGCTTCGACCGTGGATTTTCCCGGGCGGTGGGCGCCCGCGGCTGGATCGGCATGACCTGGCCCGCCGCCTATGGCGGGCACGAGAAGTCGGGACTCGAGCGAATCGTGGTGCTGGAGGAGATGCTGGCCGCCGGCGCGCCGGTCGGCGCCCACTGGATCGGCGACCGGCAGTCGGGCCCGCTCATCCTCAGGCTCGGCACGGAGGAGCAGCGGCGGCGCATCCTCCCCGGTATCGCCCGGGGCGAACTCGCTTTCTGCATCGGCCTCTCAGAGCCGGAGGCGGGCAGCGATCTCGCCAACCTCCGCACCAAGGCGGAGCGCGTGCCGAATGGCTGGAAGCTGAACGGCCGAAAGATCTGGACCACCTTCGCCCACAAGAGCGACTACATGATCGCCCTCGTGCGGACCTCCCCCGCGCCGGAGGGCCGCTCGCGCCATGCGGGGCTTTCGCAATTCCTGGTGGACCTGCGCCTCTCGGGCATTTCCATCCGCCCGATCCGGGATCTCGTGGGCGAGGAGAGCTTCAACGAGGTCACCTTCGACGACGTGATGCTGCGCGAGGATGACCTGCTGGGCGAGGAGGGTGCGGGCTGGGCCCAGGCCACCTCCGAACTCGCCTTCGAGCGCAGTGGGCCGGACCGCTACCTCTCCTCCTACCCGGCGCTGGCGGCGGGCATTGATGCGCTCAACGCGGCGCCCGTGCCGGGGGCCGAAGCCACGATCGGCCGCATGGTGGCGCGGCTGAACACGCTGCGCGGCATGTCGCTCTCGGTGGGCGGCATGCTGGAACGCGGCGAATCTCCGGCGGTGGAGGCGGCACTGGTGAAGGATGTCGGCAATGTCTTCGAACAGGCGCTGCCCGAGCAGATCCGCAGCCTGATGGACCCCGAGGACATGCCGCCCGATTTGCGCCTGCTGCTGGACGACCTGGTGCAGCTGGCGCCCACCTTCAGCCTGCGTGGCGGCACGCGGGAGATTTTGCGCGGCATCATCGCGCGGGAGCTGGGACTGCGATGA
- a CDS encoding hemin-degrading factor, with translation MNLSARHAELMYQEPRLRIRDAAQRLGTTEAALVALQGGTTLRPDWPALFAALPALGGIMALTRNEHAVHERHGRFEEVSAGPGHILVTGPDIDLRLFTRRWAHAFAVAGERPSLQIFDVDGEAAHKIFATEHTDRAAWAALVERFTCLAAAAPPQAAPAPATAKAEAEVDGRALRSDWLALRDTHDFFGLLNRHKASRRQAFRLAGEDLALPLAPEAARTTLQLAAAREVPIMVFVGNRNAIQIHTGPVRRLAATPGWFNVLDPAFNLHLREAGVAEAWRVVKPTEDGAVTSIELLDAAGETVAMLFGARKPGQAEREDWRRLASDVAQTHAREEAA, from the coding sequence ATGAATCTCAGCGCCCGCCATGCCGAATTGATGTACCAGGAGCCGCGCCTGCGCATCCGCGACGCCGCGCAACGCCTCGGCACCACGGAGGCCGCGCTGGTCGCGCTCCAGGGCGGCACGACGCTCCGGCCCGACTGGCCCGCCCTCTTCGCCGCCCTGCCCGCGCTCGGCGGCATCATGGCGCTCACCCGCAACGAGCATGCGGTGCATGAGCGGCATGGCCGCTTCGAGGAGGTCTCGGCCGGACCCGGCCATATCCTGGTGACGGGGCCCGACATCGACCTGCGGCTCTTCACCCGGCGCTGGGCGCATGCTTTCGCCGTGGCGGGTGAGCGCCCCTCGCTGCAGATCTTCGACGTGGATGGCGAGGCGGCGCACAAGATCTTCGCGACCGAGCACACCGACCGCGCCGCCTGGGCCGCGCTGGTGGAGCGCTTCACCTGCCTGGCCGCGGCAGCACCTCCGCAAGCCGCGCCCGCCCCGGCCACGGCCAAGGCGGAGGCAGAGGTGGATGGCCGCGCGTTGCGCTCGGATTGGCTGGCGCTGCGTGACACGCATGACTTCTTCGGGCTGCTGAACCGCCACAAGGCGAGCCGTCGCCAGGCCTTCCGCCTGGCCGGCGAGGACCTGGCCCTGCCGCTGGCGCCCGAGGCCGCGCGCACCACGCTGCAACTGGCTGCGGCGCGCGAAGTGCCGATCATGGTCTTCGTTGGCAACCGCAACGCCATCCAGATCCACACCGGCCCGGTGCGCCGGCTGGCTGCGACCCCCGGCTGGTTCAACGTGCTGGACCCCGCCTTCAACCTGCATCTGCGCGAGGCCGGCGTGGCGGAGGCCTGGCGTGTCGTGAAGCCCACCGAAGATGGCGCGGTCACCAGCATCGAGTTGCTGGACGCGGCGGGCGAGACGGTCGCGATGTTGTTCGGCGCGCGCAAGCCCGGCCAGGCCGAGCGCGAGGACTGGCGCCGCCTGGCGAGCGACGTGGCGCAGACGCATGCGCGGGAGGAAGCGGCTTGA